TTAAAGGCATTTGTTTAACACACAAAAAGACATTTCAAATAATATACGCAGAGTGAAACtcaaatatctgtataaatggTATTTGTATGTAGAAATTagaaattaatcaaaatataggtcaccaTTATAGAGTGACGTTCTTCATCAAGGGAAGACATTATTTTGATTAGTGTTTGGACACTCCATTCATTTTAAATAGTACAGAACCTATATAAGTATTCTATAAACCAACAACAAAggattatattatttgttattgttttatgaGCATTGCATACAaggtatatctttatatatatatatcatctacGTATACTGTTtcacaatatattacattgtagtagtACAGACTTTGGCACCATGTTAACACATCTACATCgcagatatttaaatatttgagcatatataacaaaacaaatacattttgaacTTGGAAAGAATGTTGCGTCAAACTTTGAATTATATCGGACAACAAAACAGAAGCACGTGTCCATGTAAACAGAGTGGTATACACAATCACATCAGAACATCAATATTTACTATACTCTTAATTATAATACgatcaatatacatttgtatgtgtgtgtatatagttttatcaaatatgaattaaaaacgACTAATTTGAAGCGGTACGACAATTATTTGAGTTCAGATGACACGTTTTAAATCATAGTTCGGAGTATTGTGGACTACCACGAGGTAATTTCACAAATTCGATACTCTTAAAGTTTGGCACAAATGCATGTTGTATATAGCGTGCTAGCCTCCACATTTTATGTACGAGTTTGGTCTATTTTGTACAAGTTATCGTTCATCTACTGAACACAACAATTTTCTGTAATGTATAAAAGTGGTACCTGCCTGGAACAGGCTCAAAGATCTTTCCTCAATTGCACAACCCCTATGATCGAAAGTGATGAAGATGCATAATTCTTGCCGTCTCATAAAAAAATTTCCTAGAAATTCTTTactgagaagcaaaatatccGTGGTATAGTATCAGTTATAAGCTAGGTTGTCTCGCCCTAAAACTAAAATTTTAGGGAGAAACCATGGttgtttatttcttttcattttagtAGCGTTATATGTTACCAATAACATTCGTTAGAATTAATTTGAATCCATTAAATGTGTTacgatattttcttttcttgatATCTACACACGTGTTGTTGTAGCAAAGTAGACCAAATTAAGTTGTATGGTATCCCAGTAAttaaaaaaagtgaaaacaatGGACGAATCAACAAACACAAAACTATTTTGGGTGTTTAATCTTAAATATTTGTTCATCGGCTGCTTGTTGGCGGCCATGAAGTCTTACGTCATTCAAGGGAGAGTACTATGCCCAGAAACGTCTAAATAAACGTTGAAGAGAAATgtaagtttggtttgtttaataacttgtttaaaacatatataccacctgACGAAAAGGATAAAATAAATTAGGGCGAAACAACCTAGGGCGAACGGGGTTTAGCACGGAACGACCCTTAGGGCGAACAGGATTTAGCGCGAAACGACCCGTTACACATATACAATCACACTGGCTACATTTGTACACTAGTACTGCTAACCAATGCAAAGAAGCGTAAAACAAAATGACTTGCAGGATTTTTTGTTCGGTAAATACTGAGAGTTTGCTTACTGCCTTTAAAATATCAAGGTTACAGATTCGTTGCACTTTGAAATTCGAGGTAAATCTGGATTAAAGATATCTCCAAGTGCAAAACTTATGATACATCGATATAACACAGTAATGATCACGTGATgctgtttatatttatatggtaATTTCCTCCCCAGGGTCATCATCTAGGAAGGAGGGAGAGAGTTGAGAGGTTGAACCACTTCCACTAGACGAATATGACTTCCGCGGTACGGGCCGGTGGATTCCCACTGTTGGTGATAATGTGGAAGGAATATGTCTATGTTGTCTAGGACTATTGTTTTGTCCTATTGGAGATACCGGATATTGCAAAGGGACTTTACTCTGACGTGATCTGTCGGTTTGATTTGGCTCTCTGTCCGTACTTTGATTCTCTAAAGCGGCGAGTGTCACTGGGATTGGTCTTTGTTGTGGTGCTATGGGTACTGGAGAGTCTCCTGTGTATGGGGTTAAACTACTTTCTGTGAAAATACGAGGGACGCCATTTTGATCAAACAACACTATGGGAGTTGATTGAGCGGCATATCCCCCATTGCGTACAACGTTTGTATTTTGTGGCGACTGCAAGGGATCTAGATACATGACAGATTCTCGATTCTGATTGTTCGCTAAAAGATACAACTGATTTGGATTGGCACCTGTCATATGGCTGTTGGCGGACTGACTTACGGGTATAAAATGACTAGATGGCGGGCTAGACGGATGGTCTTGTGCGAAAGGATGCAGATACAAAGAATGTTGCTGTTCTGTCGAAGGAGGGTGTAAGGGTGGAGTTTGTAGGCGTGTATCAGGAGGAGGTTGAGCAAACCGAAGGTTGGAAGGCTGGTCAGGACCTAGTCCCGGCAGAGTATGTGGTCGGTTTGGTCTGTACGCATTGGTCGTACTTACTGGCGGAGGAACATTTTCAGGCGATTGGTTTGGGTAATAAGCGTCACGATTTCGTTGCTGCAACTGTCGCCTTTGTAGTGTCGAATTCTGAGGTGGATTGACGTTCGCCTCGACCGTGCCATTCAAATCCAAGTAGCTAGGAGGAGGTTCTGCCAACACATCCTCGTCCACCAAAGCAAGTTGTCCGGCTGTGACATAAGTAAGGTGATTACGATCTCCAATACTCGAAGGACCGGAAGTGTCCGACATTCCTGAACTATTCTTATCGGTTACCCGACTTCCTCTAGAAGGAACGCTACTTGCGTCCCCACCGGAACCGGAAGCTGATGATGAAGCTGTTCGGGGGGCACCTGGTTTTGTCAGATCCGGAAGACTTTGGACTATATCCGAATACTCAATTGATTTTTTATTCATGCTTCCACTAGAATCACCAAACGATCCATCCGTAAAATCTCTTAAATGGCCACGATGCATTTCGAAACCTTGATTTGAATTCCCTCGCGAACTTCCTACTTCCTCGTACATGTTGTCCAAATTTTGCATGCTTGTAGTATTGTGGCTGTGCactgaaattatataaaaaatgaaaaatgaaacgGACAAGAAGGATAACATACAGAGAATGATAGTTGGATAGCATCgctattttataaaaacaatatagatTTTAGAGTTTCTTCGTTACTttatgtgtatagttatatgttacagcaGTCCTAATGAAGATCTACGGTTATTGCCAAAGTTTTTTAAGCACATTGGGTAAGGTATTGGACACTGATACCTAAGATAGTAAAcaaaaaattgatttcaaagTATTTGGTTTTGGTACATAACTGCATTTTACAACTTACTTGACGTCTGCTCGGTGGTCATCTTCTTGTTGGTATTGTGTTGACGAAATAGTAAAACTATTAGGAGGATCATGGTGACGAACATGAGGCCAATGACGATAGCCATCACTATCCTATCAGCACTGATGGACCCGCCTGGAGAGGTAGGCGCGGGAGTGACAGGTTTGTCTGTGACGGGAGCTATTGTCGTATTGTTGGCGGGAGGCACGATCTGGCAGATTCCCTTACATAAGTCAGGTTTACATGTGGCCTCGACGCTGCTGGCTGGCACCAGCTGCCCAAACGAATCGTAAAATTGGATCTGGTCTAGTTTTAAAATTAGTTGTCCTTCTTCACTATAAGTCCCTACCTAAAATCATAAAAAGTATCacaaataacattatattaatCTTACACATAAGCCCCATTCAGTATTATTACCATACCTCAACTAAAACCGAACAAACTCAATATcatcatatagatatacctactttacaaaatacactacgtttgaatattcatttagtaaataataaaacaattagcTAAACTAAATATCCTAAGGGTtactatttaatgttaaaattaataaatcctTGTATtattaaggaattacctcccctgataccCTCACCAACcttccatatatgtatataggtctaTATTTGTTTACCATCTGTTAATTATAAGGAAAGGACTAAGATAGGCTAtacctgatgtccaatcctattgacttaacatcatgtcaataaaataaaatatgttgaaattgtaAAAACCGAACAATATGAGCTGAAGATAATGCTTACCTTCTTGTAGGAATATTTATTGTCTTGTCCCTGTTGTATGTTGAAAATAGAGAGGCCCATGTAGCCGTTGCCATCATCCTTGAAGAGTTTGAAGGGAGTGCCTTCCACCGTTGTTAGTTTCACATTTTTGATGGCATTTGTCAACTGTTCAGCGAATTCTCTGTCCAGAGTTGGAGTCATACATCTCGACGATACACTACAACCTGTCCAAATCGCCTTCACAGCATGACTCACGTGTACTACACGCTGATAATCACTCAAGTGAGATGCGGAGGTCTGATTTATTCTCGCGTCCATTGAACACTCGGGGTTGTTTGTGAATTTCTTGTCAATTGACCAAGGGAAATCACATTCTAAGAAGTTCTCCCACAAATGTTCCACCCAAGGCAGACCGGTATCATTCCTAGGCGATATGGACACGAGATAATTTCTCAGGGTGTCGTCTGTGTGGTAGGTCGTATCTGTCTGGAAAACAAGCGACCCTCTACTCTTGGATCCGGTTTGCTGTGTGATGAGATCTGGATCCTTGCCCCATGCCTCGCTGGCGATAAATACATACGGGTTGTTGAAGTTGTCAAGCATCTCCTTGGCAACTGTGGAAATGCCATAAAATACCACGACCTTCACGACATTCTGAAGAAGTGTCTGCTCTAGTAGTGGATAACTCTGGTAGTTAC
Above is a window of Pecten maximus chromosome 7, xPecMax1.1, whole genome shotgun sequence DNA encoding:
- the LOC117331940 gene encoding uncharacterized protein LOC117331940, which gives rise to MYWLYGFVYIWTGLLVCFASNQCLPMDGHCRDRTISSNGTLNFAVIANMHETLSGKYCGGISTQGFQTAIAIEWITNILSSYIPGITLGFNIYDDCGLPSLATDAIIDILPEGKPADLVACDITSNNSTFTGIIAMTTVETTMVLSDIVEPDTPFISGIARSPSLELKDNILFTVPSIKEEVKAAYQLMHTLKWYYVIIVHTDEEIGKLYLEEFELQRKETKVCIGGIKEITIKYAWDVDVVKSDVKKLINYLENEQSHTLDEKMGVVYLGGTVAARYIIQSIIDEKSTQARNLQWIMLSNIKTDSNVITMIETSAAKEDKLDIFLVTVSPHGFVNLNTFKEYFIDRLLKGDPEGKYRPWFDKYMAKVYTCWPNCDRQSLERGYQQDINSVSAVVAVMALASAINKVHSDYCGNQIGVCPALQSKDGLHKLVMDKLRSTTIPLNSNSTHLPQELSSLDTTIQIVDRHFHIDGTAMVNFFKYNSSNTRVIFDKIGTPRSSLHFSICKDECGPCVQEEDAQYAYVDGDIIILGLFSIRESQGDFGCGGYRDDDQAIVTALAFIQAIKQLPLIDGKRIGGLALDDCYASLNTSYFLTQLFSGKRKLKFKTSTSEQSIDMSKVRFVVGAVSSDVTLVVADLLTHLNIPMVSYGASSVFLDNRRVYPYFLRTVPSDKLQVDGIVDVLKHLDFSFVGGIYLDDAYGYNGILDVENKANDNGICIISKQMVTSNYQSYPLLEQTLLQNVVKVVVFYGISTVAKEMLDNFNNPYVFIASEAWGKDPDLITQQTGSKSRGSLVFQTDTTYHTDDTLRNYLVSISPRNDTGLPWVEHLWENFLECDFPWSIDKKFTNNPECSMDARINQTSASHLSDYQRVVHVSHAVKAIWTGCSVSSRCMTPTLDREFAEQLTNAIKNVKLTTVEGTPFKLFKDDGNGYMGLSIFNIQQGQDNKYSYKKVGTYSEEGQLILKLDQIQFYDSFGQLVPASSVEATCKPDLCKGICQIVPPANNTTIAPVTDKPVTPAPTSPGGSISADRIVMAIVIGLMFVTMILLIVLLFRQHNTNKKMTTEQTSMHSHNTTSMQNLDNMYEEVGSSRGNSNQGFEMHRGHLRDFTDGSFGDSSGSMNKKSIEYSDIVQSLPDLTKPGAPRTASSSASGSGGDASSVPSRGSRVTDKNSSGMSDTSGPSSIGDRNHLTYVTAGQLALVDEDVLAEPPPSYLDLNGTVEANVNPPQNSTLQRRQLQQRNRDAYYPNQSPENVPPPVSTTNAYRPNRPHTLPGLGPDQPSNLRFAQPPPDTRLQTPPLHPPSTEQQHSLYLHPFAQDHPSSPPSSHFIPVSQSANSHMTGANPNQLYLLANNQNRESVMYLDPLQSPQNTNVVRNGGYAAQSTPIVLFDQNGVPRIFTESSLTPYTGDSPVPIAPQQRPIPVTLAALENQSTDREPNQTDRSRQSKVPLQYPVSPIGQNNSPRQHRHIPSTLSPTVGIHRPVPRKSYSSSGSGSTSQLSPSFLDDDPGEEITI